Proteins encoded by one window of Halobacteriovorax sp. GB3:
- a CDS encoding cysteine desulfurase family protein, with protein sequence MKLINNRFYFDYNATSPLAPSVQEWIAKGDLPFANPSSIHHSGKQAKKHINETTEFLFDTFSLEKSHDVFYHSGASEGINTIVKGLSFSAFKEKKKFTFIHSKTDHSCINNLREDLELLGHKVIAFDVDDQGDISLEEVVSLVKQCEGEVLLNYTFVNNETGVVWPLEDALKIKEQTGCLVHVDAVQSIGKINEWETIKEELDFYTYSAHKFGGMKGVGFSFVRHGLRFHPLVRGGGQQQGMRSGTENVPGIYSIKLALKDLMASFSYEELKQARDLIEEHLLSLSSRLVVAGAKAKKRNANTIYLIIPGQKVDVLMTAFDLSRVDISSGSACSSGAIVPSRVLLSMGYSEAESKSAIRFSFSHLMRKEMVDDYIEVIGRVLKRFLK encoded by the coding sequence GTGAAATTAATCAATAACAGATTTTATTTCGATTATAATGCAACATCACCCTTAGCGCCTTCTGTTCAAGAATGGATCGCTAAGGGTGATTTACCTTTTGCAAACCCCAGTTCAATCCATCATTCCGGTAAACAAGCTAAAAAGCATATCAACGAAACGACTGAGTTTCTTTTTGATACTTTTTCACTTGAGAAATCACATGATGTCTTCTATCACTCTGGTGCTAGTGAAGGGATTAACACTATTGTAAAAGGACTGTCTTTTTCAGCTTTCAAAGAAAAGAAGAAGTTTACTTTTATTCATTCGAAAACTGATCATTCATGCATTAACAACCTTAGAGAAGATTTAGAGCTTCTTGGTCATAAAGTCATTGCTTTTGATGTTGATGATCAAGGTGATATTTCTTTAGAGGAAGTCGTCTCCCTAGTAAAACAATGCGAAGGTGAAGTCTTACTGAATTATACTTTTGTCAATAATGAGACAGGGGTTGTGTGGCCTTTAGAAGACGCCTTAAAAATTAAAGAACAAACTGGTTGTCTCGTTCACGTTGATGCCGTTCAATCAATTGGAAAAATTAACGAGTGGGAAACAATCAAAGAGGAGCTCGACTTCTATACTTATTCTGCCCATAAATTTGGTGGAATGAAAGGAGTTGGTTTTAGTTTTGTTCGTCACGGCCTACGATTTCATCCTCTTGTCAGAGGTGGGGGACAGCAACAAGGTATGCGCTCTGGAACGGAAAATGTTCCTGGGATCTATTCTATAAAACTTGCACTAAAAGATTTGATGGCCTCTTTTTCTTATGAGGAGTTGAAACAAGCAAGAGACTTGATAGAAGAGCATCTTTTATCTTTAAGTTCAAGGCTTGTTGTCGCCGGAGCTAAAGCAAAGAAAAGAAATGCGAATACGATTTATCTTATTATACCAGGTCAAAAAGTAGATGTTCTAATGACTGCTTTTGACTTATCTCGAGTTGATATTTCATCAGGTTCAGCTTGTTCGTCAGGGGCCATCGTTCCTAGTCGTGTCTTATTAAGTATGGGATACAGTGAAGCAGAGTCAAAATCGGCAATTCGGTTTTCTTTCTCTCATTTAATGAGAAAGGAAATGGTAGATGACTATATCGAGGTTATAGGACGCGTTTTAAAGCGTTTTTTAAAGTAG
- a CDS encoding Rrf2 family transcriptional regulator, with the protein MRLTSKGRYAVRAMLDLTVHSNGNPVRLQEISQRQNISLHYLEQLFRKLRNGQAVKSVRGPGGGYVLSRSMDQITVKDVLDCVGENINPAKDILGSEAEQANTVEFHLSKNYFQNLGVIMSEYLATTSLGDLVRKSVEIEIPTQETSSQNNTGNETVTESTTSSSDVTLGGLASAIRNPIGEINQ; encoded by the coding sequence ATGAGACTTACATCTAAAGGACGTTACGCTGTAAGAGCAATGTTAGACTTAACTGTTCACAGCAATGGAAACCCTGTCCGTCTGCAGGAAATTTCACAAAGACAAAACATCTCACTACACTACCTAGAGCAGCTTTTTAGAAAGCTAAGAAATGGTCAAGCAGTTAAGTCTGTTAGAGGACCAGGTGGTGGATATGTTTTATCTAGATCAATGGATCAAATCACAGTTAAAGACGTATTAGACTGTGTTGGAGAAAATATTAACCCTGCTAAGGACATTCTTGGAAGTGAAGCAGAACAAGCGAACACAGTAGAATTTCATCTGTCTAAGAATTATTTTCAAAACCTTGGTGTTATTATGAGCGAATACCTAGCGACAACTTCACTAGGTGATCTTGTAAGAAAGTCTGTTGAGATTGAAATTCCAACTCAAGAAACTTCTTCTCAAAATAATACAGGTAACGAAACTGTAACAGAGTCTACAACTTCTTCTTCTGACGTAACTTTGGGTGGCCTAGCTTCTGCTATTAGGAACCCAATTGGTGAAATTAATCAATAA